A region from the Desulfomarina profundi genome encodes:
- a CDS encoding inovirus Gp2 family protein translates to MGFKRGFLVSEHHHHHIMFFLDGSAYIDDLITDCLGNNDDKIKFALLAGGECLFS, encoded by the coding sequence ATGGGATTTAAGCGGGGTTTCCTGGTGAGTGAGCACCACCACCACCATATCATGTTTTTCCTTGATGGCTCTGCCTATATTGACGATCTTATCACTGACTGCCTGGGCAATAATGATGACAAAATCAAATTTGCCCTCCTCGCAGGCGGTGAGTGCCTCTTCAGTTGA
- a CDS encoding PEP/pyruvate-binding domain-containing protein: MEGFSNVEISVPQTLVLTSDGFDAFIELNDLGDLAKEEISDEAITKQFLEARFPEPFRSDIQAFLKVTCYPLAVRSSSMLEDAQFKSYAGLYHTYILANDHPDDRCRLNQMLTAIKKVYASTYFRAPKAFSKRVGNRVESEKMAIIIQRAVGSRYGDYFYPALSGVVQSLNYYPFSRMKTEDGIASIALGLGKAVMEGENTLRFSPKHPEILPQRSTVEDILKGSQKKFYAITMNDPDPQKEINDSNTLSRVAVHSVTDHYPVRFFSSTYSPSEHRIRDFYSKNGHQVITFASLLKYNTIPFTEILNTLLTLGREKLGCAVEIEFALNLATKPEEKNRFHVLQIRPMSAREETLKVKITEKEVGSAFCVSNRGLGNTVNREMCDIIYVRPENFDPAKTTQIAREIGEINSELTRLNRKYLLIGPGRWGSSDHWLGIPVTWEDICGVGSIVETVHNRINAEPSQGSHFFHNLTTLGINYLNVDPTRGEKLDYSWLATFTSRTESEYVSHIQTETVFTLKVDGRTGRAVIFV; the protein is encoded by the coding sequence ATGGAAGGTTTTTCCAATGTGGAGATCTCGGTCCCCCAGACCCTGGTACTCACCTCAGACGGTTTTGATGCCTTCATCGAGCTCAACGACCTGGGAGACCTGGCCAAGGAAGAGATCAGTGATGAAGCCATTACAAAGCAATTTCTCGAGGCCCGTTTTCCGGAACCGTTCCGTTCCGACATCCAGGCTTTTCTGAAAGTTACCTGTTACCCGCTGGCCGTCCGCTCTTCCAGTATGCTGGAAGACGCCCAGTTCAAATCCTATGCAGGACTTTACCATACATACATCCTGGCCAACGACCACCCGGATGACCGGTGCCGTCTCAACCAGATGCTTACTGCCATTAAAAAGGTCTATGCTTCCACCTATTTCCGGGCCCCGAAAGCTTTCAGCAAACGTGTCGGCAACAGAGTGGAAAGTGAAAAAATGGCGATTATCATTCAACGCGCAGTAGGCAGCCGGTATGGAGACTATTTTTATCCCGCCCTATCCGGGGTAGTCCAGTCTCTCAATTATTATCCCTTTTCCCGGATGAAAACGGAAGACGGTATTGCCTCCATAGCTCTGGGACTCGGCAAGGCCGTCATGGAGGGAGAAAACACCTTGAGATTCTCACCAAAACATCCGGAAATACTTCCCCAGAGGTCCACTGTTGAAGATATCCTGAAGGGTTCACAAAAGAAATTTTACGCCATCACCATGAATGACCCTGACCCACAAAAGGAGATTAACGATTCAAATACCCTCAGCAGAGTAGCGGTTCATTCGGTTACTGATCATTATCCTGTACGTTTTTTTTCCAGTACGTACAGTCCTTCCGAGCACCGTATCAGAGATTTTTATTCAAAAAACGGGCATCAGGTCATTACTTTTGCCTCTCTGCTGAAATATAACACCATCCCGTTTACTGAAATCCTGAACACATTACTCACTCTTGGCAGGGAAAAGCTCGGCTGTGCTGTGGAAATTGAGTTTGCCCTCAACCTTGCCACCAAACCTGAAGAAAAAAACCGGTTTCATGTCCTGCAGATTCGCCCCATGAGTGCCAGAGAGGAAACGCTTAAAGTCAAAATCACAGAGAAAGAGGTGGGCAGTGCTTTCTGCGTGTCGAACCGGGGACTGGGCAATACCGTTAACCGGGAAATGTGTGATATTATTTATGTCAGGCCGGAAAACTTTGACCCGGCCAAAACCACTCAGATTGCAAGGGAAATCGGTGAAATCAACAGCGAACTTACACGGTTGAACAGAAAATACCTGCTCATAGGTCCGGGGCGCTGGGGCTCTTCGGACCATTGGCTCGGCATCCCTGTCACCTGGGAGGATATTTGTGGTGTCGGCAGTATCGTGGAAACCGTCCATAACCGCATCAATGCCGAGCCATCCCAGGGTTCACATTTTTTTCATAACCTGACGACACTGGGTATAAACTATCTCAATGTAGACCCAACCCGGGGAGAAAAACTTGACTATTCCTGGCTTGCGACTTTTACGTCCCGTACTGAAAGCGAATATGTCTCGCATATTCAAACAGAAACAGTGTTCACCCTGAAGGTGGACGGCCGTACCGGCCGGGCTGTAATTTTCGTCTGA